In Syngnathus scovelli strain Florida chromosome 11, RoL_Ssco_1.2, whole genome shotgun sequence, one DNA window encodes the following:
- the slc32a1 gene encoding vesicular inhibitory amino acid transporter, with the protein MATLIRSKLSNKLSNAATTVTNKSQAKVSGMFARMGFQAATDEEALGFAACDDLDYDHRQGMQMDILAADDKTAAVEGEGGEGGDGTLDGDSHYQRDGTGPSRSSSKDGGSNELSEARPKITAWEAGWNVTNAIQGMFVLGLPYAILHGGYLGLFLIIFAAVVCCYTGKILISCLYEEDEDGRLVRVRDSYVDIANACCAPRFPALGGHVVNVAQIIELVMTCILYVVVSGNLMYNSFPNMPISQKSWAIIATAALLPCAFLKNLKAVSKFSLLCTLAHFVINVLVIAYCLSRARVWAWDKVKFYIDVKKFPISIGIIVFSYTSQIFLPSLEGNMQKPSEFHCMMNWTHIAACILKGLFALVAYLTWADATKEVITDNLPPGIRAVVNIFLVAKALLSYPLPFFAAVEVLEKSFFQEGGRAFFPDCYGGDGRLKSWGLSLRCGLVVFTLLMAIYVPHFALLMGLTGSLTGAGLCFLLPSLFHLKLLWRKLQWHQVFFDVAIFVIGGICSISGFIHSMEGLVEAFKYNIEE; encoded by the exons ATGGCGACGTTAATCCGGAGCAAACTGTCCAATAAACTGTCCAACGCGGCAACGACCGTCACCAACAAATCCCAGGCCAAAGTCAGCGGCATGTTCGCCAGGATGGGCTTCCAGGCCGCCACCGATGAGGAGGCGCTGGGCTTCGCCGCCTGCGACGACTTGGACTACGACCACCGGCAGGGCATGCAGATGGACATCCTTGCCGCCGACGACAAGACggcagcggtggaaggagaaggGGGGGAAGGTGGGGACGGTACCCTCGATGGGGACAGCCATTACCAGAGGGACGGCACCGGTCCGTCGCGCTCGTCCTCCAAGGACGGGGGTtcgaacgaactgtccgaggccAGACCCAAGATCACGGCTTGGGAAGCGGGATGGAACGTCACCAATGCTATCCAG GGGATGTTCGTCTTGGGTCTGCCCTACGCCATCTTGCACGGGGGCTACCTGGGCCTCTTCCTGATCATTTTCGCCGCGGTGGTGTGCTGTTACACGGGCAAGATCCTGATCTCGTGCCTgtacgaggaggacgaggacggTCGTCTGGTGCGCGTGCGCGACTCCTATGTGGACATTGCCAACGCTTGCTGCGCGCCGCGCTTTCCGGCACTGGGCGGCCATGTGGTCAACGTGGCGCAGATCATCGAGCTGGTGATGACGTGCATCCTGTACGTGGTGGTGAGCGGCAACCTGATGTACAACAGCTTCCCCAACATGCCCATCTCGCAGAAGTCGTGGGCCATCATTGCCACAGCGGCGCTGCTGCCGTGCGCCTTCCTCAAGAACCTGAAGGCCGTGTCCAAGTTCAGCCTGCTGTGCACGCTGGCGCATTTCGTCATCAATGTGCTGGTGATCGCCTACTGCCTGTCGCGGGCGCGGGTGTGGGCGTGGGACAAGGTCAAGTTCTACATTGACGTCAAGAAGTTCCCCATCTCCATTGGCATCATTGTGTTCAGCTACACGTCACAGATCTTCCTACCGTCTCTGGAGGGCAACATGCAGAAGCCTAGCGAGTTCCACTGCATGATGAACTGGACGCACATCGCCGCCTGCATCCTCAAGGGTCTCTTCGCCCTGGTGGCCTACCTGACGTGGGCCGACGCCACCAAGGAGGTGATCACGGACAACCTGCCGCCAGGCATCCGCGCCGTGGTCAACATCTTCCTGGTGGCCAAGGCGCTTCTCTCTTACCCGCTGCCCTTCTTCGCCGCCGTGGAGGTGTTGGAGAAGAGCTTCTTCCAGGAGGGCGGCCGAGCCTTCTTCCCTGACTGCTACGGGGGCGACGGACGCCTCAAATCGTGGGGCCTGAGCCTACGCTGCGGCCTGGTGGTCTTCACGCTGCTCATGGCCATCTACGTGCCGCACTTCGCGCTGCTCATGGGCCTGACAGGGAGCCTGACCGGCGCGGGGCTCTGCTTCCTGTTGCCCAGCCTCTTCCACCTCAAATTGCTCTGGAGGAAGCTGCAGTGGCACCAGGTCTTCTTCGACGTGGCCATCTTCGTCATTGGTGGTATATGCAGCATCTCCGGCTTCATCCACTCAATGGAAGGGCTTGTGGAGGCCTTCAAGTACAACATAGAGGAGTAG